The Manihot esculenta cultivar AM560-2 chromosome 1, M.esculenta_v8, whole genome shotgun sequence genome has a window encoding:
- the LOC110607720 gene encoding receptor-like protein EIX2, with product MGTSTANVIEILALLILLQSVSSFCNGDNFNGSCIKTEREALVKFKSSLLNNSNSLPSWVGDDCCRWHGVTCDDITGHVVKLVLSWASIMGNISLHLGNLSNLQCLDLSLNPSLAIHSLHFPSSLKYLYLPYVVLDKCDNWLQSINMLPSLLELELWNCELSIIGDVSHVNFTSLEVLKLGLNNFHSTIPSWLYNITKLQNLDLYSSAFRGSLSTDISNLNSLASLSAGFNSLEGNIPNTLNRLCNLIELHLGYNKFSGEISGTFGNSSGCIKNSLEHLYLLNNSFSGSIPDNLGQFKRLKVLYLNENSFWGSIPVSIGQLYNLERLGFSQNSLHGEVSELHLLNLRSLIELNMGRNSLVFDIDPEWIPPFQLDWIALSSCEVGPSFPQWLKTQKSIRFLQMSNASISDNIPDWFENISSNIVGLDLSYNQLFGTLPPFRKLNTTYANEYRIILLKSNQFDGFLTCSHFDATILDISNNLLHGQIPQNLSEMMPSLRLLSLSNNYLNGTFPATLCRIESLQILDLSNNHLSGRIPSCWGNLPSLTVIDFSSNMLSGDVPMSLGSQESLVSLHLQNNTLQGKIPMSLRNLESLETLDFSMNSFDGFIPSWIGESLSSLKVLSIHSNKLEGEIPLQLCYLASLRILNLANNMMTGTIPNCFGNFTAIAMHEQKGHWDYYTNAEPYMGFIRASYGENVQVYVKGVELEYSRTLRFLYSIDLSGNNFVGEILQELMNLSGLQNLNLSTNKLDGHIPWNIGKLSSLESLDLSENELSGSIPFSISDLSFLSHLNLSFNRLSGRIPKGNQLQTLDDKSIYIGNDGLCGPPLNNCSDDADVLPKGHEKGGTTRKDDSEMVWFYGGMGMGFAAGFVGVCSILYFNDSWRCAWFGLVDRVCNKLWVTIAIRANQVKRKFLRNKLEGNA from the coding sequence ATGGGAACATCAACTGCCAATGTTATTGAGATTCTTGCCTTGCTCATTCTACTTCAAAGCGTTTCCTCCTTCTGCAATGGAGATAATTTCAATGGAAGCTGTATCAAGACTGAAAGAGAAGCTCTTGTGAAGTTCAAGTCAAGCCTCCTCAACAATTCAAACTCGTTGCCTTCATGGGTGGGGGATGATTGCTGCAGATGGCACGGAGTCACTTGCGATGACATAACCGGTCATGTAGTTAAGCTCGTTCTTTCTTGGGCGTCCATCATGGGAAACATTTCCCTTCATCTTGGAAATCTTTCAAACTTGCAGTGTCTTGATCTCAGTTTGAATCCTTCATTGGCAATCCACAGTCTCCATTTTCCATCTTCTTTGAAATACTTATACTTGCCGTACGTGGTCCTGGACAAGTGTGACAATTGGTTGCAGTCAATAAACATGCTTCCTTCTTTACTAGAATTAGAATTGTGGAATTGTGAGCTTTCCATCATTGGTGATGTTTCACATGTCAATTTTACATCTCTTGAGGTTCTCAAACTTGGATTGAACAACTTCCATTCCACAATCCCTAGCTGGTTATATAATAttaccaaacttcaaaatcttgatCTGTATTCTAGTGCTTTCCGAGGGTCTCTTTCAACTGATATCAGTAATCTTAATTCTCTTGCTTCCCTTAGTGCGGGTTTTAATTCTTTGGAAGGCAACATACCCAACACGTTGAACAGGCTTTGCAATTTGATTGAGCTACACTTGGGTTACAACAAGTTCAGCGGGGAGATTTCTGGAACTTTTGGCAACTCATCCGGTTGCATCAAGAACAGTTTAGAGCATCTGTATCTTTTAAACAATTCCTTTTCTGGTAGTATTCCAGATAATTTGGGACAATTTAAACGCCTGAAAGTTCTTTATCTTAATGAAAACTCTTTCTGGGGTTCAATCCCTGTATCCATTGGACAGCTTTACAACCTTGAAAGACTAGGTTTCAGTCAGAATTCATTGCATGGGGAGGTTTCTGAACTTCACTTGTTAAACCTCAGAAGCTTGATTGAGTTGAATATGGGTCGGAATTCTTTAGTTTTTGATATAGATCCCGAATGGATACCTCCTTTTCAACTTGACTGGATTGCTTTATCATCTTGTGAAGTAGGGCCTTCGTTTCCACAGTGGCTCAAAACACAAAAGAGCATTAGATTTTTACAAatgtctaatgcaagcatctcaGATAACATCCCTGACTGGTTTGAAAATATTTCGTCCAATATTGTAGGATTGGATTTATCTTATAATCAGTTGTTTGGGACCTTGCCACCTTTCAGAAAACTGAACACAACTTATGCTAACGAATATAGGATCATATTGTTGAAATCTAACCAGTTTGATGGTTTTTTAACCTGTTCTCATTTTGATGCAACCATATTGGATATCTCCAACAACTTGCTCCACGGCCAGATTCCCCAGAATCTCAGTGAAATGATGCCAAGTCTGCGACTCTTATCCCTCTCCAACAACTACTTGAATGGTACCTTTCCAGCTACTTTATGCAGGATTGAATCTTTACAAATTCTTGATCTTTCGAATAATCATCTATCAGGAAGAATACCTTCATGTTGGGGAAATTTGCCAAGTTTAACTGTGATTGATTTTTCAAGTAATATGTTGAGTGGTGATGTTCCAATGTCCTTGGGTTCTCAAGAGTCGCTTGTTTCCCTGCATCTGCAAAACAATACTCTGCAGGGAAAGATCCCAATGTCATTAAGGAATCTAGAATCCTTGGAGACTCTTGATTTTAGCATGAATTCTTTTGATGGTTTTATTCCTTCATGGATAGGTGAGAGCCTATCTTCTCTGAAAGTACTGAGTATTCACTCTAATAAACTTGAAGGTGAGATTCCTCTGCAGCTTTGCTACCTTGCTTCTCTTCGCATATTGAACTTGGCAAATAACATGATGACTGGAACCATACCTAATTGTTTTGGCAATTTTACTGCAATTGCTATGCACGAGCAGAAAGGGCATTGGGACTATTACACTAATGCTGAACCCTATATGGGCTTTATAAGAGCTAGCTATGGTGAGAATGTGCAGGTTTATGTCAAAGGAGTGGAGCTTGAATATAGTAGAACACTTCGATTTCTCTATTCCATTGACCTTTCAGGAAATAACTTTGTTGGAGAAATTCTCCAGGAATTGATGAATCTTTCAGGTCTACAGAACCTGAATCTATCTACAAACAAATTGGATGGACATATCCCTTGGAACATTGGCAAGTTAAGCTCACTAGAATCACTTGACTTGTCTGAAAATGAACTCTCTGGCTCTATTCCATTCAGCATTTCTGATTTGAGCTTTTTAAGTCACTTGAATTTGTCATTCAATCGCTTATCTGGACGAATTCCAAAGGGAAACCAACTTCAGACTTTGGATGACAAATCCATCTACATCGGCAACGATGGACTTTGTGGACCTCCATTGAATAACTGTTCAGATGATGCAGATGTATTGCCTAAAGGTCATGAAAAAGGTGGCACTACGAGGAAAGATGACTCTGAAATGGTTTGGTTCTACGGTGGTATGGGAATGGGATTTGCAGCTGGATTTGTTGGAGTTTGTAGCATCTTGTACTTCAACGACTCATGGAGGTGTGCTTGGTTTGGGTTAGTTGACAGAGTCTGCAACAAGCTTTGGGTAACAATTGCAATTAGGGCAAATCAAGTGAAGAGAAAGTTTCTCAGAAACAAATTAGAAGGAAATGCATGA